The Imtechella halotolerans DNA window TAGTAAAAAATAATTTCACTAGTTGGTACTTTGCGCTCAATCATCTTGTCCACTTTTTCAGACAAGTCAACCATTATCCCAATAGGGACAAACAACAACAACATTACAAAGAAAGTAACGAAGTAGCGTTTTAGTATGTACCAATCAAGTATTTTCACTTCTTTATAACCGAGATTATTTCCAACAAAGAATTACAGTCTATTATCCATTTGACGCACCATTTTTTCTTTCCATTCTCTAAAATCTCCTGCTAATATATGTTTTCTTGCCTCACGCACCAACCATAAATAAAAACCAAGATTATGAATCGTGGCAATTTGTTTTCCCAAAAATTCATTAGCCGCAAAAAGATGACGAAGATATGCCTTTGTGTAATAAGTATCCACATAGGTATGACCCATTTCATCTATAGGAGAGAAATCAGCCTCCCACTTTTTATTTTTGATGTTGATAGTTCCATGGGCGGTAAAGAGCATACCATTACGAGCATTTCGTGTCGGCATTACACAATCGAACATATCAATGCCTAATGCAATGTTTTCAAGTATATTAATAGGAGTACCTACCCCCATTAAATAACGAGGTTTATCTTGTGGTAAAATGGCAGTTACTACTTCAGTCATAGCATACATTTCTTCAGCAGGTTCCCCGACTGAGAGACCTCCAATGGCATTCCCTTCTGCTCCCACATTAGCTATATACTCCGCTGATTGCTGTCTTAAATCTTTGTAAGTTGAACCTTGAACTATTGGAAAAAGAGTCTGATCATACCCATATTTTGGAGAGGTATTGTTAAAATGAGAAACACAACGATCTAACCAGCGATGAGTCATATGCATGGAGCGCTTAGCATACCGGTAATCACAAGGATAGGGTGTACATTCATCAAAAGCCATTATAATGTCAGCTCCTATGGTACGCTGAATATCCATAACATTTTCAGGAGTAAAAAAATGATAAGAGCCATCGATATGACTTTTAAATTTAACCCCTTCTTCTTTTATTTTTCTATTAGATGAAAGAGAATAAACCTGATACCCACCACTATCGGTAAGAATATTTCTGTCCCAATTCATAAACTTATGTAATCCACCTGCTTTCTCTAGTATTTCAGTTTGGGGACGTAAATACAAGTGATACGTATTTCCTAAAATAATATCAGGATTAATATCCTCCTTCAATTCACGTTGATGCACTCCTTTTACCGATGCTACTGTTCCGACTGGCATAAAAATAGGTGTTTCAATAGCCCCATGATCTGTAGTTACAATTCCAGCCCTGGCTTGAGAAAGAGGATCTTTCGCTTTTAATTCAAATTTCATTTGCATTATATAAAGAGCGCAAAGATAGGGTGATTTTTTTACTAGCTTACACTTTTTACTATTCTATTAATATAATATAACATTTTCGCATAACACTAAATTTCACTAACTTTAAAGGTATCATTTCGATTACTAAACGTTAGATTATGTACTACTTCTCTAAAACTCTAAACACTACATTTGAAAATGCCCTTGATCTAGTTATAGAAGCATTAAAAACTGAAGGATTTGGCGTATTAACACAAATCAACATAAAAGACACACTCAAAAAAAAGATTGATGTTGATTTTAGAAAATATGTAATCTTAGGGGCTTGTAACCCTCAATTTGCCCACCAAGCTTTAGAATCAGAAGACAAAATTGGAGTATTATTACCATGCAATGTCATTCTGCAAGAACTGCCTAATGGAGAGGTAGAAGTTGCAGCAGTCGATCCTATTACATCTATGAGTAGTGTCCAAAACGAGAAATTAGGAACAATTGCACAACAAGTACAACAAAAATTAAAGAATGTAATTAAACAATTGTAACACTCACCTACTTTTGTCCTCTGCTAGGTAAATAAGAATATTTGCTGGTTTTCATTTAGATCATTATTCACATTTTTTTTGAATAACTTCTCTGCTTTTACTTTGGTGAAAGCAAGGAGAAAGATTACTTTTGCCGATAATTAATTTTAACTATTACAAATGCCTACTACACAACAACTCAACGATTTAGTGATTCAGGTACGCAGAGACATTTTGCGCATGGTTCACAAAGTGAATTCAGGCCACCCAGGAGGTTCATTAGGATGTACCGAATTTTTGGTTTGCCTTTACAATGAACTTATGGACCTGAATGAAGGGTTTGAAATGGACGGAATAAATGAGGATCTTTTTTTTCTTTCTAACGGCCACATTTCCCCTGTATTCTATAGCGTTCTTGCCCGAAGAGGGTATTTCCCAGTGGAAGAACTAAACACTTTCCGCCTTATCAATTCACGCCTACAAGGACACCCTACCACTCACGAAGGTCTACCAGGGATACGAATTGCTTCTGGATCTTTAGGACAAGGGATGTCTGTCGCAATTGGCGCTGCACTAGCTAAAAAGCTAAACCAAGACACTTCTATTGTTTACAGCTTACATGGTGATGGTGAATTACAAGAAGGCCAAATATGGGAAGCTGCCATGTTTGCGTCTGCCAAAAATGTGGACAACTATATTGCAACAATCGACCTTAACGGGAAACAGATTGATGGTAGTACTGACGATGTTTTAAATATGGGCGACTTGAATGCAAAATTCAAGGCATTTGGTTGGGATGTACTAGAAATTAAAGAAGGTAATAATGTAGAAGCCATTCTTAGTGGAATGAAAGAAGCTAAAAATCGTACAGGAAAAGGAAAACCTGTATGTGTGTTACTTCATACCG harbors:
- the tgt gene encoding tRNA guanosine(34) transglycosylase Tgt, whose product is MKFELKAKDPLSQARAGIVTTDHGAIETPIFMPVGTVASVKGVHQRELKEDINPDIILGNTYHLYLRPQTEILEKAGGLHKFMNWDRNILTDSGGYQVYSLSSNRKIKEEGVKFKSHIDGSYHFFTPENVMDIQRTIGADIIMAFDECTPYPCDYRYAKRSMHMTHRWLDRCVSHFNNTSPKYGYDQTLFPIVQGSTYKDLRQQSAEYIANVGAEGNAIGGLSVGEPAEEMYAMTEVVTAILPQDKPRYLMGVGTPINILENIALGIDMFDCVMPTRNARNGMLFTAHGTINIKNKKWEADFSPIDEMGHTYVDTYYTKAYLRHLFAANEFLGKQIATIHNLGFYLWLVREARKHILAGDFREWKEKMVRQMDNRL
- a CDS encoding transketolase, which gives rise to MPTTQQLNDLVIQVRRDILRMVHKVNSGHPGGSLGCTEFLVCLYNELMDLNEGFEMDGINEDLFFLSNGHISPVFYSVLARRGYFPVEELNTFRLINSRLQGHPTTHEGLPGIRIASGSLGQGMSVAIGAALAKKLNQDTSIVYSLHGDGELQEGQIWEAAMFASAKNVDNYIATIDLNGKQIDGSTDDVLNMGDLNAKFKAFGWDVLEIKEGNNVEAILSGMKEAKNRTGKGKPVCVLLHTEMGNGVDFMMHTHAWHGKAPNDAQLESALSQNPETLGDY
- a CDS encoding DUF302 domain-containing protein — translated: MMYYFSKTLNTTFENALDLVIEALKTEGFGVLTQINIKDTLKKKIDVDFRKYVILGACNPQFAHQALESEDKIGVLLPCNVILQELPNGEVEVAAVDPITSMSSVQNEKLGTIAQQVQQKLKNVIKQL